The Anaerolineales bacterium genomic sequence ATCATCGTGGCCGACGACAGCGATATCATTCGGAACCGACAACCCCATCTGGGCGCAGGCTTTCAGTACGCCGACAGCAACGAGGTCGTTGAAACAAAACAGGGCCGTAATCTCTGGATGCGCCGCCAGCAGTTCTTGTGTTGCCTGCATCCCCCCCTCTACCCGGGGAGAGCAGTTGGCCACGAGTTCGGAGTCAGACTCATGCCCTGCGGCACGCAATGTGTCATAGTACGCAATGACTCTCTGCTGTCCTGAATAGGAATTCTTAGGGCCTGCCAACATGCCGATAGCACGATGACCTGAATTCAACAGATGTTCGATCGCCACCTTGCCGCTGCGCCTGTCGTCGATCAGGACGGTGCCGATCCCTTCTTCATCCATTTGGCGGTTTACAAGAACCACGTAGGGGAAATACCCGACCATCTCACGCAGCTCGCTCTCTTCGAGGCGCGAACTGCAAAGAATAAGGCCGTCCACTCCCTTTTCTTCCAGAGAATAGATGACCGCCTTTTCACGATCCGTTTCTTCTTCCGTGTTACAGAGAAAAATATTGTAGCCTTCTTGATAAGCCAGATGCTCAGCACCCCGGGCGAACGCAGAGAAAAATGGGTTGGAATTATCCGGAACGACCAGCCCAAGCGTTCCGGTTCGATTGGTCGCCAGGCTTCGAGCGACCCCACTGGGTCTATAGCCAAGGCGCTCGATGACTTCACGTACCCGTTGACGTGTCGCCTCGCTGATGTCTCCCTTGTTGTTGACCACGCGGGAGACCGTCATCAGCGACACTCCTGCTTCTTGGGCGACATCGGCCATGATGATGCGTCGACTCATGTCTTAGCCTTGTGAGGAATTCTTACCGTTAGCGCTAACGTTAGCGCTATACTAGACAATTCAACCGAAATTGTCAATACCTTTCGAAACCAGAGCGTCGAAAGCGTGTCGGACGCGCGGGGATTGCGAACGCGGATTCGAGACGAGAAGTAAAACCCCGCTTGGGGATCTCATCCCCCCAGCGGTTCGGGAGCGGCGTTTTGAGGGAACACGAATCACCAGTCCCATCGATCGAGCGTGCCGCCGTTCCTGGAAATTATCTGGACGCTCTCAAGGCATATCCGTTTACCGCAGGCCCATCCGCCAATAGGAACAGCCTATCGAAAAAAGCCGCCGCGGCAAAATGTGAGGCAGGAGGCAGACGAGTGGAAATAAAGATCTTGTGTGAGTGGTCCTTCGGGGGTGTTCAACGGCCTGGCGTTGTAGTAGATCCTGGCCTTCTCACGCTAAGCAGCCCGCCCTCTTCTTCGGCTCCTCCAGCGTCAGGAAAAATCGGGCGGCTTCTGGGGACGCTCGTCTCTACCGGCTGTTTCCACGGCCTTCTGGCGAGGGCCGCGCGCCATTGTGCTCGCTGCATCTTCGTCGTGAATGCGGCTGGCGAAGACGATCCCGAGCAGCCCGAAAACGATCGAGGCGGCGAAGGCCATATGGAAGGCGGACAGCGCGATCTGCTGGTTGGCCAGCGTCACCGCGCCGGAAGAGAGTGCACCCCCTGCCGTCTGGGTCAGGATCGTGGCCAACAGCGCAACGCCGACGGAACCGGCGGCCTGGCGGTTGGTGTTGAAGAGCGAGGAGGCGCGGCCGGTTTCAGCGGAGCTGATCGTGGCGAACGTCGCCGCCTGGGAGGAGACGATGGCGAAGCTGAACGATATGCCGCGCAGGAACATGATGGCCCGGATCCACCACAGACTCGTCTGCAGGTCGACCAGAAGGAACAAAGCGCTCGTGATCGAAACGCCTGCCAGTGCGGTCATCAACATGCGCCGTGGACCGACGCGCGGATAAAGCCGGCTGGAGACCTGCGTCATCAGCAGCACGCCCAAAGCCTGCGGCGCCGTCGTCAAGCCGGACTCCAATGGAGAGATCCCGCGCAGCTCCTGTAAAAATAGCGGCAGCAGAAAAATCACGCCGATGAGCAAGCTGTACGCCATGAACATGGTCACGTTGGCGTTGCGGAACATGCGGTCGGCAAAGAGACGCAGGTGCAGGAGCGGGTTCTGATGGCGCATTTCGATCCAGACCATCAAAACGAGCAGCACGATCCCCGCCACACCGCTGATGAGAACCAGCGGCGATGTCCAGCCATCTTCAGGACCCCGGGAGAGGGCCAGGAGCACCAGAGCCAATCCACTTCCGGAGCAGATAAAGCCCCACAGGTCAAACTTGCCCGCCTTCGGTTCTTTGTGTTCGTGCAGAAAGAACCAGGTGAAGACAAAAGCGGCCATCGCAACCGGCAAATTCACATAAAAGATCCAGCGCCAGCTTGCGTTGTCCACCAGCCAGCCCCCCAGCAGAGGGCCGGTCGCAGGTGCCAGCGCCACGGGGATCGTGATCACGGCGGAAGCCTTGGCGCGCTCCGACTGGCCGAAGGCGCGGAAGAGCATCGTGGTCCCGACCGGCGTCATCATGCCGCCCCCGATTCCCTGGACGAGGCGAAAAGCGATGA encodes the following:
- a CDS encoding LacI family DNA-binding transcriptional regulator, producing the protein MSRRIIMADVAQEAGVSLMTVSRVVNNKGDISEATRQRVREVIERLGYRPSGVARSLATNRTGTLGLVVPDNSNPFFSAFARGAEHLAYQEGYNIFLCNTEEETDREKAVIYSLEEKGVDGLILCSSRLEESELREMVGYFPYVVLVNRQMDEEGIGTVLIDDRRSGKVAIEHLLNSGHRAIGMLAGPKNSYSGQQRVIAYYDTLRAAGHESDSELVANCSPRVEGGMQATQELLAAHPEITALFCFNDLVAVGVLKACAQMGLSVPNDIAVVGHDDVPLAQLVTPALTTCHVSQYEMGWQAVKLLLERISGCEEACKEVLVTPELVIRASAP
- a CDS encoding DHA2 family efflux MFS transporter permease subunit produces the protein MDLKKIPYKWLVATAFVSGLFMDIMDSTIVNVALPTLSQHFGANVGTLEWVVTGYLVSLAIWIPASGWIGDRFGTKKTFMFALAMFAAGSGLCGLAWSSSSLIAFRLVQGIGGGMMTPVGTTMLFRAFGQSERAKASAVITIPVALAPATGPLLGGWLVDNASWRWIFYVNLPVAMAAFVFTWFFLHEHKEPKAGKFDLWGFICSGSGLALVLLALSRGPEDGWTSPLVLISGVAGIVLLVLMVWIEMRHQNPLLHLRLFADRMFRNANVTMFMAYSLLIGVIFLLPLFLQELRGISPLESGLTTAPQALGVLLMTQVSSRLYPRVGPRRMLMTALAGVSITSALFLLVDLQTSLWWIRAIMFLRGISFSFAIVSSQAATFATISSAETGRASSLFNTNRQAAGSVGVALLATILTQTAGGALSSGAVTLANQQIALSAFHMAFAASIVFGLLGIVFASRIHDEDAASTMARGPRQKAVETAGRDERPQKPPDFS